A window of Daucus carota subsp. sativus chromosome 2, DH1 v3.0, whole genome shotgun sequence genomic DNA:
CTCCACCTCTTTGGCACATTTTCAGGTGGCGCTGCTTCGGTAAACTTTATCTGCAATGCCTTCAACTCATTTTTCTTTGGTTGTGGGcacaattctttttcttcaccctGCACAAAAATAATCAACCACAAAACGGTCAACGCATGTAAATGTTCATTGTCACTCTTTACACactctaataaaaatattagataattgcaGACCATAAGCGATGGAAAAGTGATTAGATTTTCTGACCATGCTACGTGAGAGCCAACAGATTCAGTCACCAACTCCATTTCACGCGGCACCGGCATGAGAAGCAATGCATCTTTGTTAATATCGAGGAGCAATCCATCAACAGAAACTCAAAGACAACCAATTGGCATATCCCTCCCATGTATCTTATTACACAAACCATCTTCGGATGGAATAACAACACCAAATGCCACCTTGTTGTCTATGGTGCCAACTGAGAGGGAACATTTTCGAGCAacctatatacacacacacatatatatatacacatatatatacatatacatatatatatatatatatatatatatatatatgttgaaataaactaatttagacaTGATACCTTTTAATTGAAAGAAAATAGTTAAATAAGAAATGTACCTTTGTTGCAGGGGGAGCATATAAAGCTACACAATCAACATCTTCCTCTAAAACTAATTCTTTTGCGGAGGGTGGTTTGACTTGTGCAACTTGTTTTTTTGTTGGTTCAGAGCTACCTTTATCACATAATCCTGGAGAGTAAATAACTCCAGCAGTGATCATTTTCTTCAGCTTGTCAATTTCTGACATCATTTCAGTCTTTGTATTGATCAGATCCTGCTTTGCTTTCTCGAGTTCCTCGGTCATCAGCTTATCATGCTTCATCAACTCAGACTTGGTAATATCTACCCTTCTCTGTCTTGGCAACTGGAAGTATACTTTGGGAGTGACAAAGCTTCCCACTGCACGGACCCTTCCTGAACCCTCGGGAGTTTCTAGTGCCGTAGTTAAAACATCATTACTTCCACAAGGCGTAAACTCtccattttttttcaattcaaGCAGGGTATCCTATACATAACAACatggataataaaaaaaaatccaaaaaaataatgttacacTACATGATGATGAGGCTTACTTTCCGAGCCTTCTTCCCTAAAACAGCTCGATCAACTTCTTCATCCTGCTCTACATTCCCTGATTTGATCGGTTTAAAGTGAGGTAATAATTAAGAttcataaacaaaaaataaataatacaattaaataacaaacatgCACTTACTTCATCTTCCTTTAAACCAATGTAACCTTTCCTTGATAAACGATGATGATACTTCCGCTTACCAACTATTGCCTTTTGTTTCTCATGAATACTCTGCAAccagtaatataataattataattagctACATAACCGTGTAACTAAAAACAGCAGAAGAATTGAACTATATACCATCCAATCAGCAGAAGTCCTCTGTGCAACAAATTTTCTCCATGCTGACTTGCCAACAAATGCATATTGCTTTGTTGGCCTACAAAGCTTTTTCTTCTGTCCAATAAATGGTATCACGAATTTACGTGTCAAGTTCGTCTTAAATTGTCTCCATTTAGAGCCGGCAGAGTTTAGTACAAAACTCTTAAGTTGTGGAGGTATTGTAAATGTTTCCTGAAACACATTCGAAtagtcatattaaaatatatgccACAAGTTCAATATTCTCTATAGAAataaatgatgaaaaaatatatacctGAACATCAAGCCAGATCTTCTCTTTCGGTTCACTACTAACTTCAGGCCACTTGTCAATATTTATCGGGACCATTGTCCTTGCTAGCATGCCTATGTAAGATTTCAACATCTTCCGGTTATCCCCCTGAGGAACTCTAAGAGCGTCACATGTGATTTTTAACTTCTTCCCTTGAGCTTTCTTTATCACAACTTTGTGCATCGCACAAACACTCCTTGCAGCTCCTGATTTCCTTTGATTAGAGTCTGTACTAGCCACAATGGTTTGTGCTATGTCTGATGATGGAGGTTCCAACACCTTTGTCATTTTTGAAACACCAGCAACATCATTCTCTTCTGCCTCTGCAGATTGCTTTTTCTTCCTAAGTGATCTTTACTTCTTAGTTGCCATTTCACTTCAAGAATCTGCAAGTTCATTACAAATACAAAGCAATAaattaattagataaattaGATAAGCTGATTCATAGAGCAAATTATTTAGAAGATGCAACAAACATATACAAACATTGACTACTATTACACATTGCAAATATTGACATTTATGCTACAATTTAAACGATAGCAACAAGTAATAACAGTTTAACTACTATTACACATTGACTTGTAAAAAGTTTAACTATAGTATATTATCAAGGCAATTGACTACATAAAATGGTTCACATTTTCACCCAAACTCCCTCAACATTCTCTCTTTTATTGGTACAACTAACTTCAACATCATCCACAATATCACATGACGGAATTTCTGAACAGAATCGCTGATTTTGTAAGGTGGTGTCTCCAAGACCATCTTCGTAGTAAACATCACGATACTCACGAGTTGCTGACTGAAGCACAACAGACGAGCTAGCATCAACTGGATCCTCAATATAGAACACTTGTTTCACTTGGTCAAGGGACACATATTTATCCTTTCTGTGTCCTTGTCGACTAAAATCAACAAGTGTAAAACCGAGGTCATCGATTTTTATACCTCTATCATTCGCTGCCCATTTACACAAAAATAAGAGAGCTTTGAATGCATGGTAATCTAACCCCCATATTTCTTCTATTATCTCATAAAATGTCATATCACCTTCCACAGGATTTAAATCCTTCGCACTGGCAACTTGGATGGTCTTTGCAACTAACGATACACCACTATTTTGAACAACCCTAGCATTATCTCGGTCCTTTGTGTAGTATCGGACTCCATCAACTAAAAATCCTTCGTAAGTTAAAACCAAATATGATGGTTTCCCTGCTAACCAACGTATCGTTTCAGAAACAGCTTCTTGACCATTTTCCATTACTTCCAAACTCACCTACTACTACTAGCATAATTGACAAAGTAAGTAATTTTGAAGCAATCATGTTAATATAGAGAGATACAACAAACGATGCAGAGTAACATACCTTTTTTTCGAATCAATCAGCAAATAGCCGATTATGTTCTCCCATCAACCACTGTACactctttctctttctttggTAAATcctttccaatttttttttatgcatcctataaaaaaattgaactaTAATCAGTCCTGATGTATGCAATATATtgtacatatgtgtgtgtgtgttagtgtgtgcaGAATAATGAAATGCATAAATTACTTACAAAATATATGGCTCCACTTCTGTGTTGTTAAGAAGGACATGAAGATCCACCTCATCCCTCTCTGTTTCTTCCACTGACTTCATTATTACAATAGACAATGGACCATAAAGTTTGTCCTCGTCTTTTGGAAGGCCCGTAGTACTTGTGCAACTATGTTTAACAAACTCGAAGCTCAACAGATTCTTCGCCAAGATAGCTTTCTGCTATACAACCTTCGGGATGAAATCGGTTTCGCACATAACTTTTTAGAACTTTATTAAACCGCTCAAATGGATACATCCATCTGTAGAAAACTGGTCCACATAACCGCAGTTCTCTTACCAAATGGACAACCAAATGTATCTTTACATCAAAAAATGAGGGAggaaatattttctccaactcgCATAAGGTCAAAATCACATCAGATTGCAGCTTGTTTAATTTTGACACGTCTACGACTTTGTTGCACAGGGAATTGAAAAAGAAACATAATCGGATAATACTAACCCTCGCGTTCATCAGGAGTACAGAATGTATTGCAACTGGTAGTAATTGTTGGAGTAGTGTATGGAAGTCATGGGACTTCATCCCATACACCTTCAGTTCAGGTAAGGAcacacaattttttatatttgatgcaTGTCCGTAGGGCAGTTTCATGTTGGACAATGAAGATAACATTATCTTCTTTTCTGCCTTGGACAAAGTATAAGAGGCAGGGGGGAGGTACGTCTTTTTTTCTCCTATTTCAGGAGCTAAATCAGCTCTAATTCCCATGTGGACCATGTCAAGACGAGATTTGGTACTATCTTTACtcttaaatttcaaattcaacAGTGTCCCTATCAAACTATCACACACATTTTTCTCGATGTGCATAACATCGAGACAATGACGAACATGGTGGAATTTCCAATAttctaattcaaaaaaaattgattttgtcTTCCACACAGATTCaaccttatttgactttttcTCCTTCCCAAACCTAAAATACAGTTTTTCTTGCTACTTTAGCACTTCCTCTCCAAACAGGGGTATAGGTGCATGTCCAAATTCTTGTTCACCATCAAATGCAGCCTTTTGCCTTCTATAGGGATGGTGTCTACCTAAATAACGGCGATGACCTTGGTAGCTCATTTTCCTACTGTGACTCAAATATTTAGCTCTAGTATCATCACCGCATATTGGATAGCATTTATAACCCTTATTCACAGACCCGGACAGATTCCCGTATGCAGGGAAGTCATTAACTGTCCACAACAGTACAACTTTTAGGGTGAAATAGGATTAAGTAAAAGCATCGTAGACATTTGGTTCACCCTCCTCCCATAACTTCTTTATATCATCAATCATTGGTTGGAGGTATACATCAATATTGGTACCAGGTTCATGGGGCCCGGGAACTAATACAGTGagcatcatattttttttttcatgcataACCATGGAGGCATATTATATGTGACTAAGACCACAGGCCAACACGTGTACCTATTAGTCAGACCATTGTTAAATGGGTTTATACCATCTGCTGCAAGTGCTAGACATAAATTTCTGGCCTCTGCACCAAACTCAGGCCACCGAAAATCTATATTTCTCCAAGATGGAGAATCTGCTGGATGGCGCATGAGGCCATCTTCGATTCGATTGCTCTCATGCCAAGTCATTAGTTTGGCAGTTGACTCTGACTTAAACAAGCGTTTAAACCTGGGAATTATAGGAAAATACCACATAACCTTCGCTGGTATATTGACCCTTACTTTACCATCTCTTGCAATTTTCCAGCGAGATAAATTGCAATTGGGACACTCATTTGCCTCACTATATGCACCCCTGTACAACACACAATCATTCGAACAAACGTGGAATATTTTGTATTCAAGTCCTAAATTTGACAAGGTTTTTTTGGCTTCATAGGAATTACTAGGCAACACATGGTCTTTAGCTAGGATAGAACCAACAGAACCAAGCAAGTCAGTGAAGGCGCTATCGCTGATACCAAATCTTGCTTTCCAATTATGCAACTTTAACATCGACTCTAACTTAGTAAAATCACTTCCCTCAAACAGAGGTTGTTCAGCATCTGCCACAAACCTCTTGAACTCGAATGACTCATTATCATAATCCCCATCATTGTAGGCTGTTTCATATATTTCATTTGTTTCCAATGTATGAGTCTGCTTCAAAGCAGGACTCGTGCCAACAGATGACTTGCTACCCTTAGAAGACTCTTCCCCATGCCAAATCCACTCAACATACCCTAAGCTAAATCCATGTGCATACAAGTGACCTCTAATTGTTTTGACcggtaattttttgaaattgacACAGCGTCCACAAGGGCATGGTATTTTCTTAGGGTTCTTAGTATTTCCTTCAGCAAAAATAAGGAAATTATCGACACCAATTTCATATTGTAATGAATCCCTATCTTCTTTAATCCATGACTTATCCATTTTCAACCTACCTGCTGATATATCATTACAATTATCAATATTTTCAGTTATATAATCAAGTATAcctatattattattgtataatgtattacatacatatatcatcatatACTACAGTGAATTAAACTCCCATTTAATATTATCATAGTATAATGTGTTATAGTACAACAAATTAATTTTACTCACAAATAAAAGCAATAACATACAATCATGTTAAGGGTTGATGATAGCTGAGAATGAGaaactaaagggtgcacagttggtgaccctagcagagaaagctgatgaaaggccgtccagttcttacagggatgagcttaaagaagagaTTCATGAGTTAGCTGTAGAAATGAGATCCAATCATGAACTTTATATGGCTAAATTTGATTCTATCGACAACAAACTTGATGAACTCCTCAGGAATTCAatgtctgatgatcaaccctccagagaggatccctcaactaagggggagaatagaggagacAAAGGAAACAGGGATGAtaaaggcaatagctcaaatcagtccaacaagggaaataccacttctgggtCTGCCCCTGACACGGAATATGAAAAGtccaaaggcaaagaaccgttacatcagtccgacaatgtcttcaactctgatagttatgatgactatccaaatgatatggatgatgatgacgtcttcgatgctacttaccgtcaagcagaagaagaaggtaaatttgatgacaGTTATTTGTTTTAGgaagaagaacctgttgatcctgaacatgaggagaatgtccggaagttcaaagctgagaatgaagctaggaagcgtaagcttcgtgattatcaaaAACTTCTaaaggacaagttgatcacagaagagcaaatcaagatcgagaaactgAAAATCTCTGATGCTACGTGCAAGCGgaaaaatcttgatattaaaagaaaggaaggaaaaagctgggacattggaAGGaggatctttaatggacctcaaagggaatctttcaatgacagaaagttcttatctctaaTCTACGATCTctgagaggtaaaccctgacgaggatgtctttatgcatgcctttgctttagagTTGGAATACTTAACTGTTGCAGTTAAGGGTTTTCTAGAAGAATGAGAGctgattgtctatacacagaggaatggttcattcagactatctgttgaatttctcaaatcattctctatatctgagctctgggtacttcgcaacaaggttaagcgttgctccaacctgaacgaactcctccgagacaaactgctggattgtGTTGTTCTCAatagtcctcaggttgttaagaatccttactgtgtcaagttcgttcacaaggaagtcttcagcactgtctatctcaatgaagaagccttgccaaagtatcctgcCAAGAGACTGGCTCTAGAATCCACTTtacttcgaaccaagggcttcgcttctaaagccaagtctgatgctgatgatgtgatcttatcttactgcacccgaagaaatatttctcaatacttttggaggatgaagggtgttacaaaatctcagccatcagacttccgtgaAGATCCTGTGGATGAAATGGAAGTGCTACACCAACTGGCCCTGGCAagagaacgaaagaagcgtggtgaatccactacatctgaagtgccaaccagggaagaactgTCAACTCCTATTTTTCATagttctgatatcgaagaaggagaagttgatctttagattcgttaggaaattgtaatatatgttcagtaagaacattcttttgtaatctaatgaaGTTTTatgaattctggtcaatgtttaattaaataccagaaacttttgctatttacaaattcatgtttaatcctttgtcttatcagttagttgagtaatcctctcgataatttgcatgttatgataacaaacaaatagggggagattgaaaggcacatgtttagcctatttgtaatttaaGAGGTACCACTCAACTctaataagaaagcaaggtaaatagcaagtactgttgaaggaatccgtatgaagaacgtcaagtgatttattgaaatctgaagaatttcacgatgctgctgcacaccactgaaagaagttcattagtATGTTCAAgactcagtgtacaaataatcttttgtagcacgtcaagaagtccagaaggtataaatttttaatactttatttattcagaagattccatactattgttacttatgaagaagaactacgaagacaatgactcgacgaacaagccacgtcttaaatttttatttgataaagaatatttgattcggCTAGATAcaaatgaaccagacagtacatttgtgtgtcagctactcagattaagtgttctgcatcaactataggtggccgttcaatcaagacaaagatctacaacgtttaAACAAGTttggagtccctgctgctgaaggaatataattttataagtatttatttaattattttacttatcaaaataattaaattagttgtataatttatttattaaattgattcaccttcgaattaatttaatttatgaatttatataattaat
This region includes:
- the LOC108203835 gene encoding uncharacterized protein LOC108203835, with amino-acid sequence MDKSWIKEDRDSLQYEIGVDNFLIFAEGNTKNPKKIPCPCGRCVNFKKLPVKTIRGHLYAHGFSLGYVEWIWHGEESSKGSKSSVGTSPALKQTHTLETNEIYETAYNDGDYDNESFEFKRFVADAEQPLFEGSDFTKLESMLKLHNWKARFGISDSAFTDLLGSVGSILAKDHVLPSNSYEAKKTLSNLGLEYKIFHVCSNDCVLYRGAYSEANECPNCNLSRWKIARDGKVRVNIPAKVMWYFPIIPRFKRLFKSESTAKLMTWHESNRIEDGLMRHPADSPSWRNIDFRWPEFGAEARNLCLALAADVNDFPAYGNLSGSVNKGYKCYPICGDDTRAKYLSHSRKMSYQGHRRYLGRHHPYRRQKAAFDGEQEFGHAPIPLFGEEVLK